A stretch of DNA from Thermoanaerobaculum aquaticum:
GTGGGAGGCAAAAGAGCTTGGCCCTGGGGCGATGGCCCGAGTTGGACGTAGCCGAAGCCCGCAAGCAAGCCGTTGAGGTGCTGGGCAAGGTGAGCCGTGGGGAAGACCCCCAGGGGGGAAGGGCCGCGAAAAAGGAGCTGACCTACGGGGAATGGGTAGCTCGCTACCTCGCGCAAAAAGTCGGCACGGCTTCCTTCCAACATTACCGCTACCACCTCCAGGGTGGCCCCGGTGGCCGTGGACACCCGGCGCAACCTTCCCCCGCCTGGCAGCGCTGGGCGAACCGCCCGCTGGAGAGCATCGGGCCGGATGAAGCGGCCGACCTTATACGTGAGCTGGCCAAGCGAGGCGCTGCCTTTGCCAACCGCGCGCGGGCATATCTCGCTGCCTGCTTTGCCCAAGCCAAGCGCGAAGGCT
This window harbors:
- a CDS encoding tyrosine-type recombinase/integrase, producing the protein MVGSLPTPESGQRFYADAGQRGLTLVVHASGVKTWLVRYRFGGRQKSLALGRWPELDVAEARKQAVEVLGKVSRGEDPQGGRAAKKELTYGEWVARYLAQKVGTASFQHYRYHLQGGPGGRGHPAQPSPAWQRWANRPLESIGPDEAADLIRELAKRGAAFANRARAYLAACFAQAKREGYLEANPFQGAPRFKEKPVKEAYLFTPEELQQLDQAIAELDDREARAYFLLLRTTGCRPGEPLKLRWDDLNLSGDPPTVRFSKTKTNITR